The stretch of DNA CTACCCGCCACATTTACTCTCGGCAGCCTTCGGTGGCAAGGATTTCGCTTTGTTATGTAAACTCATCCAACTACCGCTAGCCTCAAATGTGGTTCCTGTACGTCGGGCCGGAGGTTTGCCGCCGGCTTCCTTCGGATCCTGCGTCGCCGCAGGCACCCTTGCCTTAAGCTAACGACTACTGCCACCCTCGTCGCTCGGGATTTTCACCCGTAAGCCTTCGTCCATGCCGGGCGCACATAATATCAAAGCGTACCGGCTTCGCGGGTACCTGTGGATCCCTCTCTTATTCTGCATTAATAGAGTAGCCGCGCAAAAGCGCGGCCACCTCTTCATGCTGGAACTACAAGCTATCAATTTTAAGTTTTAGTTTCTTTCTCAATAAGCCTATCAATTTCGCTTACCAAAGATTTAACCTCTTCCAACCAAATTGAAACATCATCCGGCTCAAACGTTACTAAGTCAGCATAGTCGGCCTTCTGACGAGCATCAAACAATCTGTTATATATTCTTCCTGCCGAAGATCTGACCAAACCTGGTTTCACTACCTTTTGATGAAACAGTGATCGAACACCGGAATGTTTGGCCGAAGAATATCCTTTAGTTAGGAGATAAGCGGAAACTGCATAGAAACAGGAATAATACAGACGATTAATGGAAGTAAGAACATGTCCTGCTGAAAGAAGCAGGTCAGCCTCTTGCAAGGCTTCCTTAGCACGGTCCATTCGAT from Calderihabitans maritimus encodes:
- a CDS encoding HEPN domain-containing protein; this encodes MKDEIKKLVSYRMDRAKEALQEADLLLSAGHVLTSINRLYYSCFYAVSAYLLTKGYSSAKHSGVRSLFHQKVVKPGLVRSSAGRIYNRLFDARQKADYADLVTFEPDDVSIWLEEVKSLVSEIDRLIEKETKT